The DNA sequence aatgataAGTAGAAAAGcaagtaaaataatattaacattatttataagAGTAATATTGATGTTGAGTGATATTATACCTGAGTTTGATATTGTTAATGCACAGATTTAAAGTAAAGTCCTATCATGTATTGGAAGTAATTCATTGCAAACAAAGCAAAAGTCAGCTGGATTCATGACATCACAATATCACAAGATCCGGCTTCAAGTAATGTGAACCAGCGGTGGTTCGGACCAATCAGTATCATGAATCGAGCTGCTTCACAAGGTATGACAGTGAttgacagatggttcatccagtcacctgccaagtatttttctGAAGTACCTTCTCTTTTCCAAACATTGTCCAAGGATGACTCGTCAGATgtttctgtgtaacaaaccatctggtgcatTATTTAAGGTGAAATGCTCTGACAATGATGCATTCATTGTAATTGCTGTGGATGTAGGATGTCATTGATGTAAAAACAGTTACCCCGAGATTAGAGCTGCTGACTAATGATTATATTTTCACCATCAATTAATCTCCCCATTATTTTTTTGATTCATCATcagtaaaacattttgaaaaacaccTTGTTTCATTTGCTAGACCTCAAGGTGACACATCAAAACTCAATTTTTGCTTgacagtgcagagtgtgtgcCTTTCTATACAGACATGCCATCAATAGAAATCAAAAGAATGACAATTAAATTGTTAAATTATATGTGTATTATTAAGTATAGAAGCACCACTGCCTTCAGGTAATCAGCAGAGCGGCTCTATGTCTTGCAGGAGTTGCCAGTAAGCTCCCCAGAGCACCTGATAGGAGTGGAACCAGCAGAAAGGGATGCGGATGAGGGAGGTGTGCGGTCAGAGAGTGAAGGAAGTGATTATGCCccagggaggaaaaagaaaaagcgcTCTAGCTCGACCAAAGATAAGAAGAAAGGAGGTGCAGCTGCAGAGAAAGGAGGCTCATCCAGCTCAAAGAGCAAACGtaaagatccagaaccagaggatgatgaggatgacgaTGATGACTGCCAGGTAAATATTCATTCAGACTCAGGTGCAGTATGGTTTGCTAGTAATTCCTGCAGGACTAACATATCAAAACAACCTCCCCCTGGCTGTTCTTTTTAACTCCTGCTGCAGCCGAAAAGCTCTACCCAGCTGCTGGAGGCCTGGGGCATGAAAGACATTGACCACGTGTTTACTCAGGAAGACTACAGCTCCCTTACCAACTACAAGGCTTTCAGCCAGTTTGTAAGGTGAGGAAACTCAATAGAAATTCTTGATAAGAATTGATGCTATTGTTATATGTTATTTTGTATGTAGGTAACATATTGTAAATTGAATGTCCATAGGCCATTAATTGCGGCAAAGAACCCCAAAATTGCTGTGTCAAAGATGATGACTTTGATGATGGCTAAGTGGAGAGAATTCAGCACAAACAACCCTCTTAAGGTATTGTAATTTTGTGCAATTGCAAGGAAATGTGTTGCTGTGCTCTTGTGTGTTTGAGCGTTTGAGTCTCTGATTCTGTTCTCTGTCCCTCTGTAGGGTTGTGCAACTGCCAATGCAGCCCTGGCAGCTGCCAATGTGGCTGCAGCTGTGGAGAACATGGTGGTGGCCGGGACAGACGGAGGGGCAGACACCAGCGCTGCCACTTCATCTGCACCTGCTCCTGCCGCTGCTCCGACACCTGCTGCCCCCCCAGCAGCCCCAGCACCTCCACTACGGAAGGCCAAGACCAAAGAGGGCAAAGGTAAATCAGGATAAATGTGCACTGTGATAATTAAGTGTGTATTGAAAGATGATTTGTCATTTATGAATAGTGTAAGAATAAAACAGATTccttgttttcttattttcattagattAGAATCTACTTTCATATTGTTTATCGGGCTTTACCTTTTAAATTATTTACCTGCATGAATTttcatctctgtgttttttcaggTCCCAATGCTCGTAGAAAGTCAAAGCCTACTAGTAAACCTGCACCTAAGGCCAAACCCAAGAAGGTAGCTCCACTCAAGATCAAACTTGGAGGCCTCAACAGCAAGAGAAAGCGCTCCTCTGTAAGATATTTTTAGTAACTGAATTATTGTGATTTCAAGTCCTTTACTTGTCAAATGATAGAATATTGATGGTGTGCGCTCTCATTTTCaatgtctccttctctctgtcactATCAGAGTGATGAGGATGAGCCAGATGTGGACAGTGACTTTGACGATGGGGGTTTCTCTGTGTCAGATGGCTCTAACCGCAGCAACCGCAACAAGAAGAAGCCCAAGAgtgcaaagaaaaagaagaaaggttgGCATGGAAATATTACCGGAATAGAAAGTCTGTTCTGTTATCTGTACATCAAATCAAACATTTGAGAACAGACAGCGGTCTAATGTTGGGGGATTTGCCTTGTTGAACATAATCAAAGTCATGGCCAGATTGAAGGCAATTAAGCCTCACATGTTCCCTCACTCTCATTTCTTCTTACAGTGGAGACTGAGGATGGCGATGGTTATGAGACAGACCATCAGGACTACTGCGAGGTGTGCCAGCAGGGAGGAGAGATCATTTTGTGTGACACCTGTCCCCGAGCTTATCACATGGTCTGTCTGGACCCTGACATGGAGAAGGCACCTGAGGGCAAGTGGAGCTGCCCACACTGTGTGAGTAATCTCAGCTCTCAGTGCTGAGCAGGGTAGTACATTAGGTTGTATGTTAGAGAAGATGGACCTGATTCCCGGAGAATGAAACAAAATATGACCTCTGTCTGGTCAAATATGGAAGCGTATTACTGGGAGGTTGCACTGAAAGGACAGTTGGTTGTTGGGAAATGGACTTTGTTAATTGTTAATTTAATAGTATTTTatgttcttcctttctctttgtcctctgctgacccccccaccacccaacccacccccacccccacgcCTTTTCCTCATGTTcccgtctctcctctcttgttcCCCACCACATGTCTAACCACCCCCCATCCCCCACTTCCTCTTCTTGACCCTCCCCTCCCACTCCCGCCCTCCATTCGCTGTGGCTCCACACGCCAACATGCACTTGCACACGCACGCTGTGCACACTCCCGCCCCAACCCTGGCGCTCTTGAAacacacccctcccctcccctttcctttcACTCCTCTCTGCATACCTTCCATGCCtgtctaacccccccccccccaccctcccccttctccttctcACACATGTACCACCTCCCTCTGCCTGTAATTGTGCcaccaggagaaggagggaatccAGTGGGAGGCCAGGGATGAGCTCTCTGAGGCTGAAGGGGAAGACGAGGAAGACAGACGAGATGaaggggtggaggaagaagatgacCACCACATTGAGTTTTGCCGAGTGtgtaaggatggaggggagcTGCTTTGCTGTGACACCTGCCCCTCCTCCTATCACATCCACTGTCTCAACCCTCCTCTTCCTGAAATCCCCAATGGAGAATGGATCTGCCCCCGCTGCAAGGTGAACGCTGTGCACTGATGCATAGAagtgtgcgcgtgcatgtgcTCACGTGGGCGTGTAGGCCTGCAGATTCCATCTTGTGCACATTTTTGCAGCCAATTGAGAACCTTATTCATTGTCTGTGgatacatatattttaaataaaccatgtttatttaattttcaccCTGCTGATttccaaatgttcaaataattcACTGTTAGCTTTAAAAGCTCAATTTTTTTGTCTGTTCATTGATAAACATCCTGACATAAATGAatctcctctccccttcctgACAGTGTCCACCGATGAAAGGCAAAGTTCAGAAGGTTATAATATGGCGCTGGGGGAAGCCTCCAGCTCCCACACCTGTCCCCAGGCCTGCTGACCTGCCTGCTGACGCTCCTGATCCCCCACCGCTGGCGGGCCGCAGGGAGAGGGAGTTCTTTGTCAAATGGTGCAATATGTCCTACTGGCACTGCTCCTGGGTGCTGGAGCTGCAGGTAAGACACAAAGGCTGACAACTTTGCATCCACATGTAATTGAGGTTGTGGTGTGTTTTGCTGCAGGTGTGCATATGTGGGCCATTTTTCTGTAATAGTACATAAACCCAGTATTGCTCAGCCTACTGATTCTCGACCTCTGGCCACTTGTTCTCAGTTGGAGCTGAACTGCCAGGTGATGTTCCGTAACTACCAGAGGAAGACTGACATGGACGAACCTCCACCTGTGGATTTTGGAGTCGAGGGTGATGATGGCAAGAGCACCAAGAGGAAGAACAAGGATCCTCTTTTTATTCATATGGAGGAGGAGTTTTACCGCTATGGAGTCAAGATGGAGTGGCTGATGATACACCGCATCCTTAACCACAGGTAGACACATATACTCTCTTTTGATATTTTGAAAGAAGCACATAGCACATTTAAATAGCTCTGTAGGTGTGAACGAGGATTTGATTGGAATATTTATTCTATGTGGTTTTATACACTTTGCTATAGTTAGTGACTTAGAAGTTTTTGTGTAAATAATATCATTATGAGAGTGACACTACAAGAAAGCAAATGACATTAAGAAATCAGGTAGAATGTCAAGTTGACAAAGACAGTGAATAGTTTGAAGGCAAAAAGCGAATTCTACTGTTGTCATCTCTACTACACAGTATTACACATACTGCAGCACAGTAATACTGTTTAGTATAACTCCATCTGTCCTGTATGTTTGCATCATATCAGTGTTGACAAAAAGAACAACGTACATTACCTGATCAAATGGAGAGATCTGGCCTACGACCAGTCAACCTGGGAGAGTGAAGACATGGACATCCCAGAGTTTGACACCTACAAGCAGACCTACTGGAACCACAGGTACGCAGAGGCTTACAAAATATCAGATAATTATTCTCTTAAGTTATACATACCACTGAAATGGTGTTTTTAACTCCTAAACTGTTGTTTTCCTTTAGGGAGTTGATGATTGGGGATGAGGGCAGACCTGGTAAGAAACTGAAGAAGCCAGTCAAAGTCAAGAAGGCTGAGCGGCCACCTGCTAATCCAGTTGTAGATGTAAGCAGCCAAAACCTttaacaaaaacagagaaaaaaacaaccttttcttATTTCCAAATACATATAATGGTTTCTTCTTTCAGCCCACCATCAAGTTTGATCGGCAGCCTGACTACCTGGACAGCACAGGAGGCACCCTGCACCCCTACCAGCTAGAGGGGTTGAACTGGCTGAGGTTTTCTTGGGCTCAGGCCACCGACACTATCCTGGCTGATGAGATGGGTTTAGGCAAGACTGTACAGACTGCTGTCTTCCTCTACTCATTGTATAAGGAGGTaaggaagtgtgtgtatgaatgccTTAAAgcatttattgtcatttgaatacAAGAAACAGCGGTGGTATGTTTTGTGAAATGTGTATGACTTAAGTTACAATGTGGTTAATCCATAATAATGCATGTATAAAtgtttccactacacagttctagcactactcgactcgatgtttttttgcgtttccactagggatagtccctggtacctggtacttttttagtacctgctctgccgaggttccaagcgagccgagccaatactaaatgtgacgtcatcagactgccggccactgactggtcagagagtcactggaagagtcatgagccatcccacacaagaatcaaacccggcatttttaaatactggcaacagtgttacagccatacggctcaattttgttgctttgtgtgtgacagaaagcctcatacagcagcaagtacaccatcgccttcatgtcctccattgtttatgtgtttgtgtcacttaTAAAACGAAATCAAGGCAGTTTCGCGCAGccttgctatgacgaccccgcccacgttgagtaggtacttttttgtcatggaaaaggtcgttcctggaaccgtgccGTGTTGAGTCAAGGCGAGTCAGGTCGAGTCGTGCttgaactgtatagtggaaaagcgccattataTGTTCCCTTTTCCTGCCATTTTGTCTAGTCTGCCCTCCCCTCACTATCAGTGTTAGTGGGTGGGGTTTCAGACATGTGACGCAGAGCAATTCTGTCCATTAAAGGGGATGAGTTCTAAGAAAGGACCTCTATCCTAAAGGCAGGGCAAGACAAAATGCATTTGCTTGTAAAATTATAAATTTTGGTATCTTTACCAGTTAATTTTGAttccttctttattttctttaggGTCACTCCAAAGGTCCCTTCCTGGTCAGCGCTCCTCTGTCCACCATCATTAACTGGGAGAGAGAGTTTGAGATGTGGGCCCCTGACATGTACGTGGTGACCTATGTAGGGGACAAAGACAGCAGGGCTGTCATCAGAGAAAATGAGTTCTCCTTCGAAGGAAATGCCATccgagggggaaaaaaggcttCCAAaatgaaagtaagaaagaaaaaaaagtacaagaGTGATGATACAAagagaaatatattaaaaacttGTAGCATGTGATAATTTGATGTTCTGCATAATAGCACTTAACAGTTTTTGTTACTACATGAGAACATGTGAGGGTGTGACAAAATATGTTTGTCACTAAAATATGAATTCACCAGTTTTTACAAATGCTACAAATATTACGAGTTACACTAatgtccttctttctctgtaCTTTACAGAAAGACTCAACAGTTAAATTCCACGTCCTGCTGACATCCTATGAGTTGATTACCATTGACCAGGCTGTGCTGGGGTCCATTGAATGGGCCTGTCTGGTTGTGGATGAGGCACACAGACTCAAGAACAACCAGTCCAAGGTAACAAGAATGACTACTTTGTAtaaatatttgttgtttctgtatttcaaacaaaaatatttggtggtattttcattattaagcTCAATGtctaatttgttttttattgcttgcTGTCAGTTCTTCCGAGTGTTGAACAACTATCCGTTGCAACACAAGCTGTTGCTGACCGGCACTCCTCTTCAGAACAACCTGGAGGAGCTCTTCCACTTGCTTAACTTCCTGACCCCAGAGAGATTCAAGTCAGTAATCTCTTATGTGGCTAAAGCACATGTGGCTGTATTTCAGATGCAATACAAAGACACCTTCACTGACCCTGtgctcattttttttgtttctctgcagCAACCTGGAAGGGTTCCTGGAGGAGTTTGCGGACATTGCCAAAGAGGACCAGATCAAGAAGCTCCATGACATGCTGGGACCACACATGCTCAGGAGGCTGAAGGCTGATGTTTTCAAACACATGCCTTCAAAGACTGAGCTTATTGTTCGAGTGGAGCTTAGCCCTATGCAGAAGTAAGTGATGAGCAGATGATGATCATATATCCATCAGAATTaaacagtttcatttcatttttagaagttctgtgtatgtatgtctttcttttttcctgtgttAGTCTCTGGAGTTTCTTTTctaatgattgtttttattttccttgttGTAAACCAGGAAATACTACAAGTTCATCCTAACACGTAACTTTGAGGCCCTGAACACGCGTGGAGGAGGAAATCAAGTCTCTTTGCTCAATGTAGTGATGGACCTCAAAAAGTGCTGCAATCACCCCTACCTCTTCCCTGCAGCTGCTACAGTATGATCAAAATCTTATCACAGCTGGTTTATATTGTGGGTGCTTGTGGCATTATGCCTTTGGATGTActgaaacatgttaaaaaaagattaatttatCCAGATTTCTTCTCTGACTGCAGGAGGCACCAAAACTTCCAAATGGCATGTATGAGGGCACTGCCCTGACCAAGTCTTCAGGGAAGCTGACGCTGcttcagaaaatgatgaagaagCTGAAGGAAGGAGGCCACAGGGTTCTAGTCTTCTCTCAGATGACCAAAATGCTTGACCTGCTTGAGGACTTCCTGGAAAATGAGGGATACAAATATGAGCGAATTGATGGAGGAGTCACAGGCAACTTGAGACAGGAGGCTATCGACCGCTTTAATGGTGAGGCATTCGCACACACCtttatttaaagtgtttgtttttcctctcagaAAGGCTGCTACGCCATGTTTTCTGTGATTTCATTtgaattctgtttttttatccCAACAGCTCCTGGTGCTCCTCAGTTTGCGTTCCTCCTCTCTACCAGAGCCGGTGGTTTGGGCATTAATCTCGCCTCTGCTGACACCGTCATTATCTACGACTCTGACTGGAACCCCCACAACGACATCCAGGTATGCAAACCCCAGCTGCAACCCTTTACATCTGTGTCAATCTGTTTATTTGGATGAAAGGAGATTATGcagtttgtttaatgtgtgttgtAGGCGTTCAGCAGAGCTCACCGTATTGGCCAGAACAGGAAGGTGATGATCTATCGCTTCGTTACAAAAGCGTCAGTGGAGGAGCGGATCACACAGGTCTGTGAAAAGAAACACTACAAGAAATTATACACACTCTCAAAACTGCACTGGCTAAGATAAAATTCACTGTTTGTTGGTCTTCTACAAATTGTCTTCATCAGGTGgcgaagaagaagatgatgctCACTCACTTGGTGGTGCGACCCGGTCTCGGCTCCAAGACAGGCTCCATGTCTAAGCAGGAGCTTGATGATATCCTAAAATTTGGAACTGAAGAGCTGTTTAAGGATGAGATTGGAGAGGGTGAGTCCTCTTTAACCCACAtcccacaatcagatttatgcAATTTAAGATCCAGAATAAATTCTGTTtctacattttactttttacaattTACAATCATCTGAGGTAGGGGGAGGGGGTTTAACAGTTTTGGAGTTTCAGTAGTTGAGCACAGGACTGATCATTCAGACTTATTAGTGCAGTAAAGTCTGATCTGACTGatgaaatataatttaatctCTCTATCTGCCTATTTGGGACATCCTGCTTTCAGGGGACAACAAGGAGGATGACAGCAGTGTGATCCACTACGATGACCACGCAATTGACCGTTTGCTAGACAGGAACCAGGATGCTACGGACGACACTGAACTTCAGAGCATGAACGAATACCTCAGCTCCTTTAAAGTGGCCCAGTATGTGGTCAAAGATGAGGACGACGAGGTAcactgcgtgtgtgtatgtgtgtgtgtgtgtgtgcctacgAAGTTTGGGCATTTGTGAAATTATAATCTGGTTGTCATGTTTTAACTAACAGGAGAtctctaataaaataaaaatagggGTTGCTTGTAGTATTTTAGATGTCTAGAAATGCCAAAAAGTTgtaacatttgcattttaagtTCATCCTAGACCGAACTGACATATATCTTACAGTCTAAATCCCATGCTTTAGGCCATAGATTCTCAATATATTTCATAGCAACTCTGTCTtgtttggaggaggaggaggtggagagggaggtTATTAAGCAGGAGGAAAGTGTGGATCCTGACTACTGGGAGAAGCTGCTTCGTCACCACtatgagcagcagcaggaggatcTTGCCCGCAATTTGGGAAAAGGCAAAAGAACTCGAAAGCCGGTCAACTACAACGACGGCTCCCAGGAGGACCGAGGTATAAGACAGGGTACAGAACAATATATAATGCAAccttttcttctgtgtgtgtgttgtgtagtgcTGTTGGTGGACTTGTGTTTGTATGGTGTAGGTGTGATGTGGTCGGAGGAGTGAATGTATGGCATGcaagtattttatatttatttatcttttgtgACTTGGTTTAGCAATGTAGTTGTAGTTTGTGTTATTTGGAtaggtttatatttatttctcaggccaattatgtttaaaaaataagatatttGAATTATGGGACCTTTCCCATCAAGAGGGAATTACAAAATTGCCTGAATACTTTCTTCAGAATAAAACCGAGAATTACACTTTATGAGACGGGCTGCTATAACATTAGCTCTGTTATTCAAATTAAATGAGGTGAGAGAGGACATTAATATTCAAACACTGGTGcacaccaaaaaacaaacagactgtCTTAAATAATGAGTCTGGGTTCTCTTACAAAAATAATAACTCCAAAACGTGCATTGCAGTGGAAACAAAGAGACTGGGGTTGATATAGTGTAGACATTTATTTAGCTTGTTGAACTGGGACAGCAGCTAATTATGCAACAGACAAAGGACAGGGTCTGACCAGTGTTCAAGAGGCAGGCTTGGCAGCAGAAAGAAATACAACCTCACTTAAATGCATATATTCATGTTTCCCCTTCCTACAACAACTAGCTTTGACATTTGGATAAAAATCCATTGGACTATTAACAAACTGATAAATAGAATAAAGACTCAGTAGTTTCAGATTCATAATTAAAAGGTGATAATATTGCATATGCATATTTGCACCCTGTGTAAGGTTATAGCAACAAAGAAAACTGacatgaaaggaaaagacagtTATAATAGCCTGAACAAGTTATAATATGACAAAGAAGGCAAACTAAAGGTGTAATCATACCTGTTAAGAATTAGTTCAGCTTTTCGGAGCATATTGTTGTACAGTACGTGTAAATTCAGCTCATAGgttgtatatttatattctttGAAGATAcgataaaataaaagtcaaatgcaATAGAGAAACCATTTTCGAATGTGATCACAGTGGAGAATACACACAAAACTATAAATGCCTGATTCTGTCTGTACAAGAATCTTTTTTCTTGTTAATTTGTGAGCAGTTAGTAATAATTAGTTTGAAGCAGTTGCTCGTCCTCGTAGCTAGAAGCCTATCAGACAGCATCTTAACGGGGCTACGGGCCGTAGCCTGAAGAGGTTCGTCCTTTtcattctctccctcctcaACACCTTTCTCTCAATGCTCCTTTTAGACTGGCAAGAGGATCAATCTGACAACCAGTCTGACTACTCAGTGGCCTCGGAGGAGGGCGACGAGGACTTTGATGAACGGTCTGAAGGTAAGGCTCATTGTTTTCATCCTTGCTGTTGAGAGAATGAGGATGCTTTGGTGCTAAGATGGAGTGTGAATGTCACTACTATTAAGCATTTAGATGTTCTATGCGTTTGATGTTAGTTGTAAGGATGCATTTGAGTTTATGAATTTACCCCATTAAAGCTTGAGACATTCAGACAGATTATAAGGAATCTGAGGAATCTGAGCTCTCTAAGTGCCACTTCTTTCACCCACTAACAACCTTCAAACCACCCCTGCAGAtgcatattcagattcagacGACAGCTATGATATCCTCATCGACAACCTCAACAACAATCCCATATGTGCTTGTCGGTGCATCGTGTGCTCAGACCGTAGAAAggcaagaaaagaaagaaagagaaggaaaatggaagacaagagaaggagaaaagcaaagaaacaggGACAGAAAATTAGAATCAACGGTTTCTTCGCCATCTGAACTGTTTATTTATACTTTGAAGAGATTGTGTGGTTCATATTAATTTAGTTTAGCTGGAAAAGCTTTTCAGGTAGTTTGTATTAAGGCACTTTAACATATCGTGTTTGTTCATTTATGTTTATGGTACAGTTTCTAACTGTTGAAAACATGCTGCATAATATTTATTTGCCATTGAATGTATAAGTGCAATAAGATGTTATAATGTTTGTAGATTTTATatctttgtttcatttaattaCGGCTCTGTTACGTTAATTTCATTAAATGAAGTATACCACCACAATGCTTTCAGTTGTAAATGTTCTTGAAGCATTAAGTTTCAAGAAAAAGCATTtaatgtagaagtgtggagagATTGTGAGGAGAGGCAGCTGCAGCAGGATCGAGTGTACCGTGATGAGCCGTAAGTCACAGAGAAACTTTAGGATTATAGGAGCACACATGATCATCTATCTaaatttagtttcatttttcacttttcatgttCATGGGTTCAGTGGACTGTGCATGTGTCTGAATGTGAGCTGCACCTCAGATCTGTTAACTAATGTCTACCTCCACTCAGCTAACGCCCGCAGACCAAACCGTAAAGGGCTGAGGAACGACAGGGACAAACCTCTGCCTCCGCTGTTGGCAAGAGTGGGCGGGAACATTGAGGTGAGTTTTCTGCTGAGCCCACCACCAACTGGTCTACA is a window from the Scomber japonicus isolate fScoJap1 chromosome 10, fScoJap1.pri, whole genome shotgun sequence genome containing:
- the chd4b gene encoding chromodomain-helicase-DNA-binding protein 4 isoform X2; amino-acid sequence: MSGSEDEREDFGAADEHSLLHDDNEPEDAVSDVDEVPKSKKKKKAKKSSRESRSSKRQRPIREELPVSSPEHLIGVEPAERDADEGGVRSESEGSDYAPGRKKKKRSSSTKDKKKGGAAAEKGGSSSSKSKRKDPEPEDDEDDDDDCQPKSSTQLLEAWGMKDIDHVFTQEDYSSLTNYKAFSQFVRPLIAAKNPKIAVSKMMTLMMAKWREFSTNNPLKGCATANAALAAANVAAAVENMVVAGTDGGADTSAATSSAPAPAAAPTPAAPPAAPAPPLRKAKTKEGKGPNARRKSKPTSKPAPKAKPKKVAPLKIKLGGLNSKRKRSSSDEDEPDVDSDFDDGGFSVSDGSNRSNRNKKKPKSAKKKKKVETEDGDGYETDHQDYCEVCQQGGEIILCDTCPRAYHMVCLDPDMEKAPEGKWSCPHCEKEGIQWEARDELSEAEGEDEEDRRDEGVEEEDDHHIEFCRVCKDGGELLCCDTCPSSYHIHCLNPPLPEIPNGEWICPRCKCPPMKGKVQKVIIWRWGKPPAPTPVPRPADLPADAPDPPPLAGRREREFFVKWCNMSYWHCSWVLELQLELNCQVMFRNYQRKTDMDEPPPVDFGVEGDDGKSTKRKNKDPLFIHMEEEFYRYGVKMEWLMIHRILNHSVDKKNNVHYLIKWRDLAYDQSTWESEDMDIPEFDTYKQTYWNHRELMIGDEGRPGKKLKKPVKVKKAERPPANPVVDPTIKFDRQPDYLDSTGGTLHPYQLEGLNWLRFSWAQATDTILADEMGLGKTVQTAVFLYSLYKEGHSKGPFLVSAPLSTIINWEREFEMWAPDMYVVTYVGDKDSRAVIRENEFSFEGNAIRGGKKASKMKKDSTVKFHVLLTSYELITIDQAVLGSIEWACLVVDEAHRLKNNQSKFFRVLNNYPLQHKLLLTGTPLQNNLEELFHLLNFLTPERFNNLEGFLEEFADIAKEDQIKKLHDMLGPHMLRRLKADVFKHMPSKTELIVRVELSPMQKKYYKFILTRNFEALNTRGGGNQVSLLNVVMDLKKCCNHPYLFPAAATEAPKLPNGMYEGTALTKSSGKLTLLQKMMKKLKEGGHRVLVFSQMTKMLDLLEDFLENEGYKYERIDGGVTGNLRQEAIDRFNAPGAPQFAFLLSTRAGGLGINLASADTVIIYDSDWNPHNDIQAFSRAHRIGQNRKVMIYRFVTKASVEERITQVAKKKMMLTHLVVRPGLGSKTGSMSKQELDDILKFGTEELFKDEIGEGDNKEDDSSVIHYDDHAIDRLLDRNQDATDDTELQSMNEYLSSFKVAQYVVKDEDDEEEVEREVIKQEESVDPDYWEKLLRHHYEQQQEDLARNLGKGKRTRKPVNYNDGSQEDRGIRQDWQEDQSDNQSDYSVASEEGDEDFDERSEANARRPNRKGLRNDRDKPLPPLLARVGGNIEVLGFNARQRKAFLNAVMRYGMPPQDAFTNQWLVRDLRGKSEKEFKAYVSLFMRHLCEPGADGAETFADGVPREGLSRQHVLTRIGVMSLIRKKVQEFEHVNGQWSMPWMAELEENKRAVALAAGEDPKTPSTGTPADTQPNTPVPEDLSKLDDKEDMKKEGDESKGAKKADDPEIIEIPDESEKSPALEKKEADSAVGKEEIEKETGSAGEGKEKVAEDMNKDKEDKDKSSEMEKDASAEVKGEGSDGKADSEDKSKAEEVKDEKMDTSSPVDKDQKEEKDGVKTDESGKLQNGENTKEGGTAAPVVNVSEEKKKATKQRFMFNIADGGFTELHSLWQNEERAATVTKKTFEIWHRRHDYWLLAGIIQHGYARWQDVQNDVRFAILNEPFKGEMSRGNFLEIKNKFLARRFKLLEQALVIEEQLRRAAYLNMTEDPAHPSMALNTRFSEVECLAESHQHLSKESMSGNKPANAVLHKVLKQLEELLSDMKADVTRLPATIARIPPVAVRLQMSERNILSRLASRGPEVTAQNQSQTSQQMQVPR